From Oncorhynchus nerka isolate Pitt River linkage group LG1, Oner_Uvic_2.0, whole genome shotgun sequence, the proteins below share one genomic window:
- the LOC115101419 gene encoding glutamate decarboxylase 1-like isoform X2 has translation MGVMCCSAHRIKLPKSMFVTRIPNRGVMAASAPSSSGGEPDPNSTNLRPPGTRFLQKNNNLEEKISSFKERSSKDLLDNSDRDSRFRRTETDFSNLFARDLLPAKNGEEPTMQFLLEVVDILTNYVRKTFDRSTKVLDFHHPHQLLEGMEGFNLELSDQPESLEQILVDCRDTLKYGVRTGHPRFFNQLSTGLDIIGLAGEWLTSTANTNMFTYEIAPVFVLMEQLTLKKMREIIGWPDGEGDGIFSPGGAISNMYSVMTARYKFFPEVKTKGMTAAPRLVLFTSEHSHYSIKKASAALGFGTENLILLSTDERGRVIPADLEAKVIDAKARGCVPMFVNATAGSTVYGAFDPIHEIADICEKYNMWLHVDGAWGGGLLMSRKHRHKLRGVERANSVTWNPHKMMGVPLQCSAILVRERGVLSGCNSMCAGYLFQPDKQYDVSYDTGDKAIQCGRHVDIFKFWLMWKAKGTIGFEHHIDKCLDLSHYLYTKIRDREGYQMVFEGEPQHTNVCFWYLPPGIRDMPDGQERRDRLHKVAPRIKALMMESGTTMVGYQPQGDKVNFFRMVISNPAATRSDIDFLTDEIERLGHDL, from the exons GATTTTTACAGAAGAACAATAACCTCGAGGAGAAGATTAGTTCCTTCAAGGAAAGATCGTCTAAGGACCTGCTTGATAACAGCGACAGGGATTCCCGTTTCAGACGCACGGAGACGGACTTTTCCAATCTGTTTGCTAGAG ATTTATTACCAGCCAAAAATGGAGAGGAGCCAACCATGCAGTTCTTGTTGGAGGTGGTGGATATTCTCACAAACTACGTCCGGAAGACCTTCGACAGATCCACCAAGGTCCTGGACTTCCACCACCCCCACCAGCTGCTGGAGGGCATGGAGGGCTTCAACCTGGAGCTGTCCGACCAGCCTGAGTCTCTGGAGCAGATCCTGGTGGACTGCAGGGATACCCTAAAATATGGAGTGAGAACAG GTCACCCAAGGTTTTTCAACCAGCTGTCCACTGGTTTAGACATCATTGGGTTGGCAGGAGAATGGCTCACCTCCACTGCAAACACTAACAT GTTCACCTATGAGATCGCTCCAGTCTTTGTGCTCATGGAACAGCTGACGCTGAAGAAGATGAGGGAGATCATTGGCTGGCCTGATGGAGAGGGCGATGGGATATTCTCACCAG GTGGAGCGATTTCCAATATGTACAGTGTGATGACCGCCCGCTACAAGTTCTTCCCTGAAGTCAAGACCAAAGGCATGACTGCTGCCCCCAGATTGGTGCTCTTCACCTCGGAGCAC AGTCACTACTCTATAAAGAAAGCCAGTGCTGCTCTGGGCTTTGGAACAGAAAACCTGATCCTGTTGAGCACAGATGAGAG AGGGAGAGTCATTCCTGCTGATTTGGAAGCCAAGGTCATTGATGCCAAGGCGCGG GGTTGTGTCCCAATGTTCGTGAATGCTACAGCTGGTTCCACAGTGTATGGAGCGTTCGACCCCATCCATGAGATTGCCGACATCTGCGAGAAATACAACATGTGGCTACATGTTGAT gGTGCATGGGGAGGAGGCCTACTGATGTCCAGGAAGCACAGGCACAAGCTGCGTGGCGTGGAGCG GGCCAACTCAGTCACCTGGAACCCTCACAAGATGATGGGTGTGCCACTGCAGTGCTCTGCCATTCTGGTCAGAGAGAGG GGAGTTTTATCAGGCTGCAACTCGATGTGTGCTGGCTACCTCTTCCAACCTGACAAACAGTACGATGTATCGTACGACACGGGGGATAAGGCCATCCAGTGTGGACGACACGTAGATATCTTCAAATTCTGGCTCATGTGGAAAGCAAAG ggaacaatagggttTGAACACCACATCGACAAGTGCTTGGACCTCTCGCATTATCTCTATACTAAAATCAGGGACCGTGAGGGCTATCAGATGGTGTTCGAGGGAGAG CCCCAGCACACGAATGTCTGCTTCTGGTACCTTCCGCCAGGCATTCGTGACATGCCCGATGGTCAAGAGAGGCGGGACAGGTTGCATAAG GTGGCCCCCAGGATCAAGGCGTTGATGATGGAGTCTGGAACTACCATGGTGGGCTACCAGCCTCAGGGAGACAAGGTCAACTTCTTCCGCATGGTCATCTCCAATCCTGCCGCCACCAGGTCAGATATCGACTTCTTGACCGATGAGATTGAGAGACTGGGGCATGACTTGTAA
- the LOC115101869 gene encoding Golgi reassembly-stacking protein 2-like isoform X1: MGGAQSIEIPGGGSEGYHVLRVQENSPGHLAGLEPFFDFIISISATRLNKDNDTLKDLLKVNVEKPIKMLVYSSKTLELRETTVTPSNMWGGQGLLGVSIRFCSFEGANENVWHVLEVEPNSPAALAGLRPLTDYIIGADTVMNECLTLSSPQSEDLFSLIETHEGKGLKLYVYNTDTDNCREVVITPNSEWGGEGSLGCGIGYGYLHRIPTQPFEEGKKISFPGQIPSEPVSPLKDGFTEVQLSAVSPQPAVPSAPTGLKQNLSDLSISSAPLTVPNALQTGVTTMPLLPSQVGPLLSTVPPILPATTLPGLMSLPGGLPPLPNLPNLNFTLPDFGTVSLPGIGGMPPAGFPPLAPLPPLNLSMLNSQLPLVPGVTLPPSEFTLPPVSANVKVSYEQRPALILDTKSSSASVVIDKLTETLLPTPVASFEPTEATSESS, from the exons ATGGGGGGAGCACAGAGCATCGAAATACCTGGAGGAGGATCCGAAGGTTATCACGTCCTCAGA GTGCAAGAGAACTCCCCTGGTCATCTTGCAGGATTGGAACCATTCTTTGACTTTATTATTTCCATCAGTGCCACAAGATTG AACAAAGATAATGACACATTAAAAGACTTGCTGAAGGTGAACGTGGAGAAACCCATCAAGATGCTGGTATACAGCAGCAAGACACTTGAGCTGAGGGAGACAACAGTCACACCCAGCAACATGTGGGGAGGCCAGGGGCTGCTGGGTGTCAGCATCCGATTCTGCAGCTTCGAAGGAGCCAATGAGAATGTGTGGCATGTTTTG GAAGTAGAGCCAAATTCTCCTGCAGCCCTGGCTGGTTTGAGACCACTCACTGACTACATCATAGGTGCAGACACTGTCATGAATGAG TGTTTGACTTTGTCTTCCCCGCAGTCTGAAGATCTCTTCTCCCTCATTGAAACTCATGAAGGGAAAGGGCTTAAGTTGTATGTGTATAACACTGACACGGACAACTGTCGGGAGGTGGTCATCACTCCAAACTCTGAATGGGGTGGAGAGGGCAG CCTAGGTTGTGGGATTGGCTATGGCTATCTGCACAGGATACCCACACAGCCATTTGAAGAGGGTAAGAAGATCAGTTTCCCCGGACAGATTCCAAGTGAGCCGGTTTCCCCACTCAAGGATGGCTTCACAGAG GTTCAGCTCTCTGCTGTCAGTCCTCAACCTGCGGTGCCTTCTGCTCCTACTGGGTTGAAACAAAATCTCTCTGACCTGTCAATCAGCTCAGCTCCTCTCACTGTACCGAACGCTCTACAAACAG GAGTGACTACTATGCCACTGTTGCCTAGCCAAGTCGGCCCGCTGCTAAGTACCGTACCTCCAATCCTCCCTGCTACCACGTTACCAG GTCTAATGTCGTTACCCGGAGGACTACCTCCCCTTCCCAACCTGCCAAATTTGAATTTCACTTTGCCAGACTTCGGCACTGTATCGTTACCAGGTATCGGAGGGATGCCACCAGCAG GTTTCCCTCCATTggcccctcttcctcccctaaaTCTATCCATGCTCAACTCCCAGCTGCCCCTGGTCCCAGGGGTAACTCTGCCTCCATCTGAGTTCACTCTTCCACCGGTCTCTGCAAATGTCAAAGTCTCCTATGAGCAGAGACCTGCCCTCATCCTGGACACAAAATCCTCCAGCGCCTCAGTGGTCATTGACAAATTGACAGAAACACTCCTCCCTACACCAGTGGCCTCCTTTGAACCAACAGAAGCGACCTCTGAGTCCTCCTAA
- the LOC115101869 gene encoding Golgi reassembly-stacking protein 2-like isoform X2 has product MGGAQSIEIPGGGSEGYHVLRVQENSPGHLAGLEPFFDFIISISATRLNKDNDTLKDLLKVNVEKPIKMLVYSSKTLELRETTVTPSNMWGGQGLLGVSIRFCSFEGANENVWHVLEVEPNSPAALAGLRPLTDYIIGADTVMNESEDLFSLIETHEGKGLKLYVYNTDTDNCREVVITPNSEWGGEGSLGCGIGYGYLHRIPTQPFEEGKKISFPGQIPSEPVSPLKDGFTEVQLSAVSPQPAVPSAPTGLKQNLSDLSISSAPLTVPNALQTGVTTMPLLPSQVGPLLSTVPPILPATTLPGLMSLPGGLPPLPNLPNLNFTLPDFGTVSLPGIGGMPPAGFPPLAPLPPLNLSMLNSQLPLVPGVTLPPSEFTLPPVSANVKVSYEQRPALILDTKSSSASVVIDKLTETLLPTPVASFEPTEATSESS; this is encoded by the exons ATGGGGGGAGCACAGAGCATCGAAATACCTGGAGGAGGATCCGAAGGTTATCACGTCCTCAGA GTGCAAGAGAACTCCCCTGGTCATCTTGCAGGATTGGAACCATTCTTTGACTTTATTATTTCCATCAGTGCCACAAGATTG AACAAAGATAATGACACATTAAAAGACTTGCTGAAGGTGAACGTGGAGAAACCCATCAAGATGCTGGTATACAGCAGCAAGACACTTGAGCTGAGGGAGACAACAGTCACACCCAGCAACATGTGGGGAGGCCAGGGGCTGCTGGGTGTCAGCATCCGATTCTGCAGCTTCGAAGGAGCCAATGAGAATGTGTGGCATGTTTTG GAAGTAGAGCCAAATTCTCCTGCAGCCCTGGCTGGTTTGAGACCACTCACTGACTACATCATAGGTGCAGACACTGTCATGAATGAG TCTGAAGATCTCTTCTCCCTCATTGAAACTCATGAAGGGAAAGGGCTTAAGTTGTATGTGTATAACACTGACACGGACAACTGTCGGGAGGTGGTCATCACTCCAAACTCTGAATGGGGTGGAGAGGGCAG CCTAGGTTGTGGGATTGGCTATGGCTATCTGCACAGGATACCCACACAGCCATTTGAAGAGGGTAAGAAGATCAGTTTCCCCGGACAGATTCCAAGTGAGCCGGTTTCCCCACTCAAGGATGGCTTCACAGAG GTTCAGCTCTCTGCTGTCAGTCCTCAACCTGCGGTGCCTTCTGCTCCTACTGGGTTGAAACAAAATCTCTCTGACCTGTCAATCAGCTCAGCTCCTCTCACTGTACCGAACGCTCTACAAACAG GAGTGACTACTATGCCACTGTTGCCTAGCCAAGTCGGCCCGCTGCTAAGTACCGTACCTCCAATCCTCCCTGCTACCACGTTACCAG GTCTAATGTCGTTACCCGGAGGACTACCTCCCCTTCCCAACCTGCCAAATTTGAATTTCACTTTGCCAGACTTCGGCACTGTATCGTTACCAGGTATCGGAGGGATGCCACCAGCAG GTTTCCCTCCATTggcccctcttcctcccctaaaTCTATCCATGCTCAACTCCCAGCTGCCCCTGGTCCCAGGGGTAACTCTGCCTCCATCTGAGTTCACTCTTCCACCGGTCTCTGCAAATGTCAAAGTCTCCTATGAGCAGAGACCTGCCCTCATCCTGGACACAAAATCCTCCAGCGCCTCAGTGGTCATTGACAAATTGACAGAAACACTCCTCCCTACACCAGTGGCCTCCTTTGAACCAACAGAAGCGACCTCTGAGTCCTCCTAA
- the LOC115101869 gene encoding Golgi reassembly-stacking protein 2-like isoform X3, whose protein sequence is MGGAQSIEIPGGGSEGYHVLRVQENSPGHLAGLEPFFDFIISISATRLNKDNDTLKDLLKVNVEKPIKMLVYSSKTLELRETTVTPSNMWGGQGLLGVSIRFCSFEGANENVWHVLEVEPNSPAALAGLRPLTDYIIGADTVMNECLTLSSPQSEDLFSLIETHEGKGLKLYVYNTDTDNCREVVITPNSEWGGEGSLGCGIGYGYLHRIPTQPFEEGKKISFPGQIPSEPVSPLKDGFTEVQLSAVSPQPAVPSAPTGLKQNLSDLSISSAPLTVPNALQTGLMSLPGGLPPLPNLPNLNFTLPDFGTVSLPGIGGMPPAGFPPLAPLPPLNLSMLNSQLPLVPGVTLPPSEFTLPPVSANVKVSYEQRPALILDTKSSSASVVIDKLTETLLPTPVASFEPTEATSESS, encoded by the exons ATGGGGGGAGCACAGAGCATCGAAATACCTGGAGGAGGATCCGAAGGTTATCACGTCCTCAGA GTGCAAGAGAACTCCCCTGGTCATCTTGCAGGATTGGAACCATTCTTTGACTTTATTATTTCCATCAGTGCCACAAGATTG AACAAAGATAATGACACATTAAAAGACTTGCTGAAGGTGAACGTGGAGAAACCCATCAAGATGCTGGTATACAGCAGCAAGACACTTGAGCTGAGGGAGACAACAGTCACACCCAGCAACATGTGGGGAGGCCAGGGGCTGCTGGGTGTCAGCATCCGATTCTGCAGCTTCGAAGGAGCCAATGAGAATGTGTGGCATGTTTTG GAAGTAGAGCCAAATTCTCCTGCAGCCCTGGCTGGTTTGAGACCACTCACTGACTACATCATAGGTGCAGACACTGTCATGAATGAG TGTTTGACTTTGTCTTCCCCGCAGTCTGAAGATCTCTTCTCCCTCATTGAAACTCATGAAGGGAAAGGGCTTAAGTTGTATGTGTATAACACTGACACGGACAACTGTCGGGAGGTGGTCATCACTCCAAACTCTGAATGGGGTGGAGAGGGCAG CCTAGGTTGTGGGATTGGCTATGGCTATCTGCACAGGATACCCACACAGCCATTTGAAGAGGGTAAGAAGATCAGTTTCCCCGGACAGATTCCAAGTGAGCCGGTTTCCCCACTCAAGGATGGCTTCACAGAG GTTCAGCTCTCTGCTGTCAGTCCTCAACCTGCGGTGCCTTCTGCTCCTACTGGGTTGAAACAAAATCTCTCTGACCTGTCAATCAGCTCAGCTCCTCTCACTGTACCGAACGCTCTACAAACAG GTCTAATGTCGTTACCCGGAGGACTACCTCCCCTTCCCAACCTGCCAAATTTGAATTTCACTTTGCCAGACTTCGGCACTGTATCGTTACCAGGTATCGGAGGGATGCCACCAGCAG GTTTCCCTCCATTggcccctcttcctcccctaaaTCTATCCATGCTCAACTCCCAGCTGCCCCTGGTCCCAGGGGTAACTCTGCCTCCATCTGAGTTCACTCTTCCACCGGTCTCTGCAAATGTCAAAGTCTCCTATGAGCAGAGACCTGCCCTCATCCTGGACACAAAATCCTCCAGCGCCTCAGTGGTCATTGACAAATTGACAGAAACACTCCTCCCTACACCAGTGGCCTCCTTTGAACCAACAGAAGCGACCTCTGAGTCCTCCTAA
- the LOC115101419 gene encoding glutamate decarboxylase 1-like isoform X1 produces the protein MAASAPSSSGGEPDPNSTNLRPPGTRFLQKNNNLEEKISSFKERSSKDLLDNSDRDSRFRRTETDFSNLFARDLLPAKNGEEPTMQFLLEVVDILTNYVRKTFDRSTKVLDFHHPHQLLEGMEGFNLELSDQPESLEQILVDCRDTLKYGVRTGHPRFFNQLSTGLDIIGLAGEWLTSTANTNMFTYEIAPVFVLMEQLTLKKMREIIGWPDGEGDGIFSPGGAISNMYSVMTARYKFFPEVKTKGMTAAPRLVLFTSEHSHYSIKKASAALGFGTENLILLSTDERGRVIPADLEAKVIDAKARGCVPMFVNATAGSTVYGAFDPIHEIADICEKYNMWLHVDGAWGGGLLMSRKHRHKLRGVERANSVTWNPHKMMGVPLQCSAILVRERGVLSGCNSMCAGYLFQPDKQYDVSYDTGDKAIQCGRHVDIFKFWLMWKAKGTIGFEHHIDKCLDLSHYLYTKIRDREGYQMVFEGEPQHTNVCFWYLPPGIRDMPDGQERRDRLHKVAPRIKALMMESGTTMVGYQPQGDKVNFFRMVISNPAATRSDIDFLTDEIERLGHDL, from the exons GATTTTTACAGAAGAACAATAACCTCGAGGAGAAGATTAGTTCCTTCAAGGAAAGATCGTCTAAGGACCTGCTTGATAACAGCGACAGGGATTCCCGTTTCAGACGCACGGAGACGGACTTTTCCAATCTGTTTGCTAGAG ATTTATTACCAGCCAAAAATGGAGAGGAGCCAACCATGCAGTTCTTGTTGGAGGTGGTGGATATTCTCACAAACTACGTCCGGAAGACCTTCGACAGATCCACCAAGGTCCTGGACTTCCACCACCCCCACCAGCTGCTGGAGGGCATGGAGGGCTTCAACCTGGAGCTGTCCGACCAGCCTGAGTCTCTGGAGCAGATCCTGGTGGACTGCAGGGATACCCTAAAATATGGAGTGAGAACAG GTCACCCAAGGTTTTTCAACCAGCTGTCCACTGGTTTAGACATCATTGGGTTGGCAGGAGAATGGCTCACCTCCACTGCAAACACTAACAT GTTCACCTATGAGATCGCTCCAGTCTTTGTGCTCATGGAACAGCTGACGCTGAAGAAGATGAGGGAGATCATTGGCTGGCCTGATGGAGAGGGCGATGGGATATTCTCACCAG GTGGAGCGATTTCCAATATGTACAGTGTGATGACCGCCCGCTACAAGTTCTTCCCTGAAGTCAAGACCAAAGGCATGACTGCTGCCCCCAGATTGGTGCTCTTCACCTCGGAGCAC AGTCACTACTCTATAAAGAAAGCCAGTGCTGCTCTGGGCTTTGGAACAGAAAACCTGATCCTGTTGAGCACAGATGAGAG AGGGAGAGTCATTCCTGCTGATTTGGAAGCCAAGGTCATTGATGCCAAGGCGCGG GGTTGTGTCCCAATGTTCGTGAATGCTACAGCTGGTTCCACAGTGTATGGAGCGTTCGACCCCATCCATGAGATTGCCGACATCTGCGAGAAATACAACATGTGGCTACATGTTGAT gGTGCATGGGGAGGAGGCCTACTGATGTCCAGGAAGCACAGGCACAAGCTGCGTGGCGTGGAGCG GGCCAACTCAGTCACCTGGAACCCTCACAAGATGATGGGTGTGCCACTGCAGTGCTCTGCCATTCTGGTCAGAGAGAGG GGAGTTTTATCAGGCTGCAACTCGATGTGTGCTGGCTACCTCTTCCAACCTGACAAACAGTACGATGTATCGTACGACACGGGGGATAAGGCCATCCAGTGTGGACGACACGTAGATATCTTCAAATTCTGGCTCATGTGGAAAGCAAAG ggaacaatagggttTGAACACCACATCGACAAGTGCTTGGACCTCTCGCATTATCTCTATACTAAAATCAGGGACCGTGAGGGCTATCAGATGGTGTTCGAGGGAGAG CCCCAGCACACGAATGTCTGCTTCTGGTACCTTCCGCCAGGCATTCGTGACATGCCCGATGGTCAAGAGAGGCGGGACAGGTTGCATAAG GTGGCCCCCAGGATCAAGGCGTTGATGATGGAGTCTGGAACTACCATGGTGGGCTACCAGCCTCAGGGAGACAAGGTCAACTTCTTCCGCATGGTCATCTCCAATCCTGCCGCCACCAGGTCAGATATCGACTTCTTGACCGATGAGATTGAGAGACTGGGGCATGACTTGTAA